The following are encoded in a window of Rissa tridactyla isolate bRisTri1 chromosome 3, bRisTri1.patW.cur.20221130, whole genome shotgun sequence genomic DNA:
- the LOC128906831 gene encoding protein ELYS-like produces the protein MQDLTAEVTSSLLQFPEVTLQALGEDEGTLGSVLCGRFSGGRNGLAWLARGPHLEVVNSVTGERLSAYRFSGVNEQPPTVRVVKEFSWEKRTGLLVGLEDAEGSVLCLYDLGLSRVVKAVVLPGRVTAIEPIANHGGPSVSTQHLHQSLRWLFGVAAVATDAGHLLLVDLSLDDCSCTQNDIEALDLEVVTRIPAEVAQRRETVTSEGRHLCFQLQNASGTAVSALCYISRSNQLVVGFSDGYLSLWNMKTLKREHHSQLEGGRIPVYAVTFQEPENDPRNCCYLWAVQSTRESEGDVVSLHLLQLAFGDRKRVASGQVTYEGLEYRGEKFSLDLTGGAFPLRGQMSTKLISCQTVEKFRSDVDGEDSVNEVTSPDTSVSVFSWQVNTYGQGKPSTYLGVFDINRWYSAQMPDSLRPEEFPHECPYFALWSLDTVVSVTSPKLLLDILVHERSLSRGVPPSYPPPERFFHPGNYNFDGTCLLTSGVVHMTCTGFQKETLNFLKKSGPLIWEAIQDSYNRCLVAGLLSPRPVDVQPSSLSQEEQLEAVLSAAVQTHSVGLLTGCIKHWISEEQPRSAGNLRFVLEWTWNQVISTKEEFDQICVPLFDGSCNFIDPQTLRSLQRCQLLLSNLSTVLNCFLTEAQELTEKGFADVTNKQAVTGLISLYARVVIWFCRSGLLPEGLDDDTRLSRPFYNYPLIESYYTGHRQKLERLSRGRWDSDCLMVDGMVSQLGDQVEKLWRRDAGGTGKYPPASLHALLDLYLLESIEENCKHAITIYLLLDIKRSFPSETEISIDSFATAFGIPWGLVKLVEGFWLLDHNDYENSLALLFHPATIKTASWQHKRIIQSLLCQGEHGQALRYIQMMRPPTASSGEVQLLLTVLLSNRCMVEAWGLLHQHAAQANLEDLLKHMYETCREMGLMEDLLKLPFTDTNDHDPRLRERAVVRNSALPQYGKILPRIQRKLAVERAKPYHLPASVVREVSRPTPLSTVTNPANAGHFCTRENFLSAVLCKTGEVWEGNEQETGFSRVDRPRATGPPAITHPLPGAEWRDAFVGTPVTKSSWKRSRLPDLMVHPVPSCSAAQSPCRPSTSFMPSSPPRSNMHGSISQNNFSGGSELNLLTTPPVIKRAKVLATSASGVPGFTPRSILRSNLRTTPLATPSASPGRSVTPPLRAKKPRVSFREENSNAAWTVGELLTKEEEDAKYTESVGKQKLKRGRTAKSKMKKASKYEKLFERLLAFLYFGSNSAFGHLTCSSSLGGTVLL, from the exons atgcaagacctaacagctgaggtaacgagcagtctgctgcagtttccagaggtgactcttcaggcacttggggaagatgagggaaccctcggctctgtgctgtgcgggaggttttctggag ggagaaacggcctggcgtggttggcacgtggtcctcaccttgaggtggtgaactctgtgacaggagagcggctctctgcgtaccgtttcagtggagtcaatgaacagcctcccactgttcgtgtggtgaaggagttttcctgggagaagagaactggactgctggttgggttggaagacgcagagggaagtgttctctgtctgtacgaccttggactctcaagagtggttaaagcagttgttcttcccgggagg gtaaccgctatagaacccatagcgaatcacggaggacccagcgtgagcactcagcacctccatcagagtctgcgatggctctttggggtggcagcagtggctacagatgctggccacctccttctggttgaccttagtttggatgattgctcctgcactcagaatgatatcgaagcattgg atctagaagttgtcactagaattcctgctgaagttgcacaaagaagagaaactgtgaccagcgaagggagacatctctgttttcaattacaaaatgcttccggaacagcagtatcagccctgtgctacataagcagaagcaaccagctcgttgtgggtttctcggatggctacctgtcgctctggaatatgaaaactttgaagagaga gcaccactctcagcttgaaggagggaggattcctgtctatgctgtcacttttcaagagcctgagaatgatcctcgcaattgttgctacttgtgggctgttcagtctacgcgggaaag cgaaggtgatgtggtgagtttacacctgctgcagttagcgtttggtgacagaaaacgcgtggcctcaggacaagtcacgtatgag ggtttggaataccgtggcgaaaagttcagtttagatctcacgggtggagcctttcccttgagaggccagatgagtactaaattaatcagctgccagactgtcgaaaaattccgcagcgacgttgacggagaggatagcgtaaatgaag tcacgtctcctgacaccagtgtctcagtcttcagttggcaagtgaatacgtacggtcagggaaaaccatctacttacctgggtgtatttgacattaatcgctggtattctgctcaaatgccagattcactaag gccggaagaattccctcatgagtgcccctattttgcactgtggtcgctggatactgtagtgagcgtgacttctccgaagctccttttggatattctggtccatgagcggagtctaagtcggggagttcctccttcttatccaccacctgagcggttttttcatccaggcaactataactttg atggtacgtgcttgctgacctccggagtcgttcacatgacttgcaccggcttccagaaggag accttgaattttttgaagaaatctggtcCTTTGAtatgggaagccattcaggatagctacaataggtgtcttgtagctggcttgctgtctccaagaccagttgatgtccagccatccagtttgagtcag gaggagcagctggaagcagtattgtcagctgctgtccagacacattctgtgggacttctgactggatgcattaaacattggatatctgaag agcagccaaggtctgctggtaatttacggtttgttcttgagtggacatggaaccaagtgatctctacaaaagaagaatttgaccaaatct gtgttccgctgtttgatggctcttgcaacttcattgacccccagacattacggtctctccagcgctgccagttgcttttgagcaaccttagcacggtcttaaactgttttctcacagaagcacaagagcttactgaaaaag gttttgcagacgtgacaaataagcaagcggtaaccggcctcatttctttgtatgcacgagtggtcatctggttctgtcgatccggtctccttccagagggtttag atgacgatacgcgtttgtcgagacctttctacaattatcctctgattgagagctactatactggtcaccgacagaaacttgagcgtttatcaag aggaagatgggactcggactgcttgatggttgatggaatggtttcccagttaggagaccaagtggagaagctgtggcggagagatgcaggaggaactgggaaatacccgcctgccagtttgcat gcactgctggatctctatttgctagaaagcattgaagaaaactgcaaacacgcaatt acaatttacttgctgctggatatcaagcgttcctttccgagtgagacagaaatttcaatcgactcctttgcaactgcctttggcatCCCCTGGGGTcttgttaagcttgttgaaggtttttggcttctagatcacaatgattacgaa aattcactggccctgctctttcatcccgctacaatcaaaaccgcgtcgtggcagcacaagagaattattcagtccctcctgtgccaaggggagcatgggcaagccctcagatacatccagatgatgaggccacccacggcaagcagcggggaagtgcagcttctcctcactgtgttgctctccaatag gtgcatggtggaggcttggggtctgttgcaccaacatgccgctcaggcaaacttagaagacctcttaaaacaTATGTACGAAACGTGCCGTGAGATGGGcctgatggaagacttgctgaagctgcctttcacagacacc aatgATCATGATCCTCGCTTGAGAGAGAGGGCAGTTGTCCGAAATTCTGCATTACCCCAatatggcaagatccttccacgAATTCAAAGGAAGCTGGCCGTAGAGAGAGCCAAGCCTTACCATTTGCCTGCGTCGGTCGtaagagaag TCTCAAGACCAACGCCATTATCCACAGTAACAAACCCAGCTAATGCAGGACATTTCTGTACTAGAGAAAATTTCCTCAGTGCTGTATTGTGCAAAACTGGAGAAGTCTGGGAAGGAAATGAGCAGGAAACCGGTTTCTCACGAGTTGATAG ACCTCGAGCTACAGGACCACCAGCCATAACACATCCTCTCCCTGGTGCAGAGTGGCGCGATGCATTTGTCGGGACGCCAGTTACGAAATCTTCATGGAAGCGTTC CAGGTTGCCTGATTTGATGGTCCATCCCGTTCCTTCATGTTCTGCAGCACAGTCACCATGCAGACCTTCCACATCGTTCATGCCATCCAGCCCACCGAGATCAAATATGCATGGTTCCAtctcacaaaataatttttcaggagGCTCAGAGCTGAATTTACTTACCACTCCTCCTGTGATTAag agAGCTAAAGTTTTGGCCACATCTGCTTCTGGTGTTCCTGGGTTTACTCCTCGGTCTATTCTCAGATCCAACCTTCGCACCACTCCCCTAGCTACTCCCTCCGCGTCTCCGGGACGATCGGTCACTCCTCCTTTACGAGCAAAGAAACCTAGAGTATCATTCAGGGAGGAGAACTCGAACGCAGCATGGACTGTTGGG